GGGAAGAGGCACCCTTCTATGGGATCTTCGCTGTAAGGAGTAAAGTTCTAGACATACCTAACCCTTATGGGCCTATAAAGGAACTGTGGATGTCCTTACCTTTAGTGGAGGACGGTGTCTATGTCAAATGGGATGGTGAGATGCACATAACGCTGGAGGTCTTCAGAGACCTTGGTCTGGCCTTTGCTGTGGCACTCTTCATAATGTATGTTCTCATACTCGGATGGTTCAAAGACTTTAAGATACCTGGCATAATCATGGCACCAATACCACTTACCTTAGTGGGTATAATCCCAGGGCATGCCTTACTCGGTGCCTTCTTTACGGCTACATCCATGATAGGCTTTATAGCCCTTGCAGGTATAATAGTCAGGAACTCCATACTTCTTGTAGACTTCGCTGAGGAAAGGATAAAGCAAGGAGTGCCCATACACTTGGCAGTGGTTGAGTCTGGAGTTATAAGGACAAGGCCCATACTGCTCACGGCTGTAGCTCTTATAGTGGGTTCCTTTGTGATACTCTTTGACCCCATATTCAACGGCCTTGCCGTCTCACTTATATTTGGAACTATAGGTTCAACGGCTCTCACTCTGGTCCTGATCCCAGTTATGTACTACGCTTCAAAGACCAAAAAGATAGAAGTACCCTCCCCTGAGGAGATTCAAAGGGATATCCTAAGGTAAGCCTGGTGCAGTGCCAGGCTTTTGCCTTCTAACACATTCCCACATGGCTATAGCTCCTGCAGAGGAAACGTTTAAAGAGTTTATCTTTCCTGCCATGGGTATAGTCACCACTAGGTCCGAAACCTCTAACACACTCTTAGACACTCCTTCGCCTTCAGATCCAAGTACAAGGGCACAGGGTAAGGGTATGTCTACATCTCTTATGTCCTTCCCTCCCCTTTCCACAGCTATTACCCATCCACCAAGCTTCTTAAACTCTAGGAGTGCCTTAGCCAAGGAAGGTACCTTAGAGAGTTTTAGGTTGAACACAGCACCCGAGGAGGCCTTAACAACTGTCTGGTTTATGGGGCAGGACCTATCCTTTGGCATAAGAGCGCCAACACCCCCAAGAACTTCACACGTTCTGAGCAGATTTCCTACGTTTTGAGGGTCTGTGATATGATCCAACACCAGGAAGAAAGAGTTTCTGTTTTTAGTATCCCAAAATAGCTCTTCAGGGCTTACGTACTCTATAGGGCTAAGTAAGGCCACTATACCTTGTGTTTTCTTAGTCTTTGCTAGTTCTTCCAGCTTTTGCCTTGGTACTTTCTGTATCTTTATTCCCCTTTCCTTACAGAGTTTAACTACTTGGTGTGGAGGATGAGAGTCGTGAGCTACCAATACCTTCTCCAAACTTTTACCAGACCTTAGAGCTTCTATAACTGGATTCTTACCGTATATAACTAGCACCCATCTTCCTCCTTTTTTCTTTTACAAACTCAAGGACTCCTTGATAGTCTCTTGTGTTTAGTACCAGCTCAGGCCTTGCCCACCCTCTTCGTGCAAGGCCAACGCCTAGGGTTATGTAAGACAGGTGTTTTGGTGCATGTGCATCAGTAACTATTGCTATGTAGACACCTTCCTCCATGCATCTTCTTATCCACTCAGGCGGTAGATCAGCCCTGAAGGTGTTTAGCTCAAGGGCCGTTGATGTTTCCTTTGCCATCTGGAGTACCTTTTTCATATCCAGTGGATAACCCTCCCTGGAGCCGTAGGCCCTTCCTGTTGGATGACCTATGAGGTTTACGTATGGGTTTTCCATGGCTTTGAGTATCCTGTAGGTGTTGTCTTGGTTAAGGCGCGAGTGGATGGAGGCTACCACAAAGTCGAACTCCTCCAAAAGCTCGTCTGGAAGATCAAGACTGCCATCGGGGAGTATATCCACCTCGCAACCCTTCAGTATATGAAACCCTAATGGTTCATACTCTTCCCTCAGTCTTTCTATCTCCTTCCATTGTTTCCTGTACCTTTCGGGATCAAGGCCGTTGGCAACTCTGGATGACTGGGAGTGATCACCTATTACTATGTACTTGTGACCAAGTTCATAAGCAGTTCTAACCATCTGTTCAAGGCTTGCAACTCCATCGCTCCAGTTGGTGTGCATATGAAAGTCCCCCTTTATATCCGAGTAGTCAACGAGCCTAGGAAGCTTGCCCTGCAAGGCAAGCTCTACTTCTCCCGTATTTTCCCTTATCTCAGGAGGTGGAGTCTGCATCCCTAGAAGAGAGTAAACTTCCTCTTCTGTGGCACCACCTAGGTACTCACCTGTGTCAGCCCTGAAAACGCCGTACTCGTTGACCTTTAGTCCCTTCTCTTTTGCTATATCCCTTATACGTATGTTGTGCTCCTTTGAACCTGTAAAGTATTGGAGAGCAGCTCCAAATTGGTGGGGTTCTACGGTCCTGAGGTCTACCTGTCTACCGTTGCTTAGGACCACGCTCGATTTGGTCTCACCCTTTAGGAGAACCTCTTTCACGTCGGGGAACCTTATAAAGTGTTCGTGTATCCTTGGCCAGTTTTCAGCTTTTGCCGACACTAGTATGTCTATATCGCCTATGGTCTCCTTCCTTCTTCTTAAGCTTCCAGCCAATTCTATCTTTTCAATCAGATGGCCTATCTGCTTCATGTAATCTACGTAGGATGTGCCAATATCGTAGGCCTCTATAAGGCTCATTCTCTCTTTGCTCCTTTCCCAAAGCTCTAAGCCACGTAGGATGTTTTGGATCTTCTTCTCTCCAAAGCCAGGTAGGAAGGCTAGCTTACCAGTTCGCAAGGCTCTTATAAAATCATCTTTGGTCCTTATCTTGAGTTTGTCATATGCTAAGCGTAGGGTTTTGGGTCCTATACCTGGTACCTCCAAGAGCTCCAAGAGGTCTTCTGGGACTTGCTTTTTTAACTCTTCGTACCTCTTTATGGTTCCTGTGCGGAGATACTCCACTATTTTCTCTATAGTGGACTCACCTATACCTGGCAACTCTCTTATCTTTCCTGTTTTGACTAGTTCTTCTACATCTTGATCAAGCTCGGATAGGATTTCCGCAGCCCTCCTGTAGGTGGCTATACGATAGGGGTTTTCTCCCAAGAATTCAAGCATATCTGCCATTCTTTCGAAAAGCTTGGCGAGTTCTTTGTTTTTGTTCATAAGTTAAAAGATACTTCCCTTCAACCTGTTTATATTGACCATAGTTTGGGCCATCTGAAGCTTTTTTTCTTCCGTTTGCTGAATAAGAAAATTAAGAAGGTTTAAACACTCTTTAGCCTCTTCCAAGGTAAGGTTTTTAAAGTGTTCCTCCGAGAGGCTTTTAAGTTTGGATATAGCTTCTTCCCACTTTTCTTCTTTGATCAGCAATTGGCATTCTAGTAAGAGTGCTTTAAGGTTTTCCATAGTGTTCTTTTTCCACGTCCTCCCAAGCAGACTTTAGCTCCCAGAGGACCTTTATCATCTTCTCTAACGTCTCGGGGTCATCTTGTAAAGAAAGCCTCACAAGATCGTTGCTTAAAGCCTGATAGATTTCTCTCAGATTCTTGGCTATCTCTCCACCCTTTTCAAGGTCTAGAGTACTGTCCAAGACTGTTATTATCTCCTGGGCTCTTCCAAGATTTTCAAGTTTCTCTTTTAATTCTTCGGGAGATTGTTCTCTCTTTCGAGATATATCAAGGGCACTTTCTAAACATGCTATGGCCTTTTCGTACAGAAGGATCACAAGCCTTACGGGGTTTGAGGTCATTACCATGTTCTCAAGGTATGCGTTCATCCTTTACCTCCTTGCATCTGAGACAGCGTAACTATAAAGTCCTGAAGCCTTTGTTTTATGTTGTTCGCCTGGAGCATAAAGGCTTCTACCTTAGAAAACTCAAGTCTTAGACTTTCTTCTTCCTTAGCAAGCTGCTGTGAGATCTCTTCGTATCTTTTCTGCAGGCTATATATCCTTGACTGATACTCACCTATCAAGGAGTTAAAAAAGTTGGACTGTTTTGAGAGATAGTTAGAGAGGGCATCCTTTAAGCGTGTTAGCGTATTATACACGTTATTTCTATCACTGTTCATTAGGCTGCTCAGCATATCTGTGTTTAGTGAGGCTGTACCGTCTTCATTGTAGTTTATGATTCCCATTCTTACGAGTGGATCTAAGAGTGTGCTTAGGTCTGTAAGGATTCCCCTGACTACAGAGTTACCCTGGAAGGGTGCATTCAGTCCTGTGGCCTCAGAGACCTTTTTAACCACATCGTTGTAGGCTTTTAGCACAGAGTTTAAGAAGTCTGTCACCTTGGAGTTATCTTCTTGTATGCTGACGTTGCTAGAGCCTACAGACTTGGCCGTTATGCTAACCCCTGAAAACACGTTACTGAAGGTGTTGGAAGGGTTGCTTATGGGTGTTCCAGAGCCTATCTGTATTTGAGCGTTCTGAGCTCCTTGGATGAGAAGGTTATAACCAAACTGGTATGGCAGGTTTCCCACGAGATGTATCGCTTTTGTACTAAGGTCAGGAGCTGTCTCTACGGTGGAGTTTGCCTCATCCGTTTCAGAAAGCATGAGCTTGTAATTAGTCCCGTCGTAATAGACAGAAGCTTTTACGTAATTTTGAACGGAGTTTATCTTGTTTACTATATCTTGGAGTGTGTCGGTACTGTTGTAGGATATGGTAAAGTCCTTGTAGTCCGTGAGTGAGGTGTAGTACCTGAGGGTGAAGGTCCCTGAAGTGCCTATATTCTCTGTGAGTGAGGAGAAACCATTTCCGTAAACGAGGATTTCCTTCTGTGCAAGTTTGTTTACATTCACGGAAAAGTTTATGTCTGGTGCATCCTGGGATACATTGACAGAGATAACATTTGGATCGGATACGTCAGCCTTCTTTGCTCTGAAAAGATCGTCTATGTTTACACCGCTTATGGTAGAGCTAAAAGCTGAGAGGGAAGAGGCTATGCCTGAGAGTATATCCTTTTGTTGAGAATACTGTTGAGTCTGCTTTTGTATATCTTGCAGAGGCTTAGACTTTAATTGGATTATCTGGTCTATTATCGACCCCCAGTCAAATTGGCCTGTTACGTTGCTAAGGTAGAACTCTCCAGCCATCACTCCCTCCTCTCTAAGAGTATACCAAGCATCTGGTCTATTTTTTTCATGAGTTCAAGAAGGTACTCTGGAGGTATCTGCCTTATCACCTCGTTTGTCTCTATGTTTATGATCTTTACCACTGGTATTTCAAGGTCTTTGTCTATGTCTATCTTGAGTTGTATATTGAAGTAATCAAGCTTCCTTCTTATTTCTTCCAGGATCTTTTGCAGCTCTTCTGTGCTGAGATTTCTGGTTTTCTTTTCATCCGTGATGATTTCCCCTGGTATATTCTGAACAGGAGGTTGGGGCGCAGGGCGATTATCCATCTGGGGCAGGGTTTGTGGATTAAACATATTAACTTTACCTACCTCCACTGCACCACACCTCTTATGTTCTTAAAGGGAGGGAACCTACCCTCCCCAAAAGGCTTATCTGAGCAGTTGCAGTACCAGTTGAGGAAGTTGGTTTGCCTGTGCTAGCATAGCTATGGAGGATTGCATTTTTATCTGTAGGCTTGTGAAGTTTGACATCTCCTGAGCATAGTCCGTGTTACGTATGACGTTCTCCGCGTTCTTCGTGTTGTCGTAAGCCACGTTTTGGGCATCGTATATAGACTGTAGATTGTTCATGACTGCGCCTATCTGTGCCCTTATAGTATCGGCCTTCTGTAGTGCTTTTTTCACTATCAGGAGTGCCCTTTCCGCGCCCGCGTTAGTAGAAACGTTAATTGAGTAGAGATTGTTAAAGGTTGCGTTCAGGTTTGCATCCGCCGTTCCATTTGTCCCTACTATATCCACCCCGTTTTCATTGACCACAAAAGGATTGGAGCTGTAAATGCTGAGCTGACCTATTTTTACGGCGTAAGCTGAACCACCGTTTGTAACACCGGTTACGCTTGTAGCACCTTCCAGCAGTTGATCAAAATTTATGGTGGCCGTTCCAGAGCCAGTGTAGGAAGCTTCTATGGCTATGGTTTCTCCGTTGGTGGTCTTGAGGACCAACTTTCCGTTATCTATGGAGGCGGTTACGGGAGCGTTTGCAGCCGATGCCGCTGCGTTGATCTGTGACACCAAGTCGTTGAGCGAAGTGTTTGCGGTTATACCCGTTACACTGAAGGTGGGTGTACCAACAGTGGCCTGACCTATGTAAAAGTTGAGGTTAACAGTTCCAGGGCTTGTAGCGCTTGTTTCTGTAAACACGCCTGTAAAGGTGGCTGCTGTGCTTTGGTTTTTAGCGACGGCCTCTATGCCCATAGCTTGAAGCGATGCATCATTGTTTATGTTTTGGACAGCTGTGGCAGCATCTACAAGGTAAACGTTGGTGCTGTTGTTATAAAGAACCGTTTTACCCCCAACCCTTAGATAATCCCCACTGTCAAGGGTGTAAAGTGTTCCGGTGAGGCTTGTAAGACTACCTGTGCCAGAAGTTACTCTACCGGTTCCATCTACTATGTAAGCACCCAAGGACTGAGC
The DNA window shown above is from Thermocrinis minervae and carries:
- the rlmB gene encoding 23S rRNA (guanosine(2251)-2'-O)-methyltransferase RlmB produces the protein MLVIYGKNPVIEALRSGKSLEKVLVAHDSHPPHQVVKLCKERGIKIQKVPRQKLEELAKTKKTQGIVALLSPIEYVSPEELFWDTKNRNSFFLVLDHITDPQNVGNLLRTCEVLGGVGALMPKDRSCPINQTVVKASSGAVFNLKLSKVPSLAKALLEFKKLGGWVIAVERGGKDIRDVDIPLPCALVLGSEGEGVSKSVLEVSDLVVTIPMAGKINSLNVSSAGAIAMWECVRRQKPGTAPGLP
- the polX gene encoding DNA polymerase/3'-5' exonuclease PolX — protein: MNKNKELAKLFERMADMLEFLGENPYRIATYRRAAEILSELDQDVEELVKTGKIRELPGIGESTIEKIVEYLRTGTIKRYEELKKQVPEDLLELLEVPGIGPKTLRLAYDKLKIRTKDDFIRALRTGKLAFLPGFGEKKIQNILRGLELWERSKERMSLIEAYDIGTSYVDYMKQIGHLIEKIELAGSLRRRKETIGDIDILVSAKAENWPRIHEHFIRFPDVKEVLLKGETKSSVVLSNGRQVDLRTVEPHQFGAALQYFTGSKEHNIRIRDIAKEKGLKVNEYGVFRADTGEYLGGATEEEVYSLLGMQTPPPEIRENTGEVELALQGKLPRLVDYSDIKGDFHMHTNWSDGVASLEQMVRTAYELGHKYIVIGDHSQSSRVANGLDPERYRKQWKEIERLREEYEPLGFHILKGCEVDILPDGSLDLPDELLEEFDFVVASIHSRLNQDNTYRILKAMENPYVNLIGHPTGRAYGSREGYPLDMKKVLQMAKETSTALELNTFRADLPPEWIRRCMEEGVYIAIVTDAHAPKHLSYITLGVGLARRGWARPELVLNTRDYQGVLEFVKEKRRKMGASYIR
- the fliS gene encoding flagellar export chaperone FliS, which translates into the protein MNAYLENMVMTSNPVRLVILLYEKAIACLESALDISRKREQSPEELKEKLENLGRAQEIITVLDSTLDLEKGGEIAKNLREIYQALSNDLVRLSLQDDPETLEKMIKVLWELKSAWEDVEKEHYGKP
- the fliD gene encoding flagellar filament capping protein FliD, encoding MAGEFYLSNVTGQFDWGSIIDQIIQLKSKPLQDIQKQTQQYSQQKDILSGIASSLSAFSSTISGVNIDDLFRAKKADVSDPNVISVNVSQDAPDINFSVNVNKLAQKEILVYGNGFSSLTENIGTSGTFTLRYYTSLTDYKDFTISYNSTDTLQDIVNKINSVQNYVKASVYYDGTNYKLMLSETDEANSTVETAPDLSTKAIHLVGNLPYQFGYNLLIQGAQNAQIQIGSGTPISNPSNTFSNVFSGVSITAKSVGSSNVSIQEDNSKVTDFLNSVLKAYNDVVKKVSEATGLNAPFQGNSVVRGILTDLSTLLDPLVRMGIINYNEDGTASLNTDMLSSLMNSDRNNVYNTLTRLKDALSNYLSKQSNFFNSLIGEYQSRIYSLQKRYEEISQQLAKEEESLRLEFSKVEAFMLQANNIKQRLQDFIVTLSQMQGGKG
- a CDS encoding flagellar protein FlaG, with the translated sequence MFNPQTLPQMDNRPAPQPPVQNIPGEIITDEKKTRNLSTEELQKILEEIRRKLDYFNIQLKIDIDKDLEIPVVKIINIETNEVIRQIPPEYLLELMKKIDQMLGILLERRE
- a CDS encoding flagellin — protein: MALRINFNYESAVTHTSLLQTEREMNKSLLRLSTGLRILNASDDSAGLFVADQLAIVASGLQTGNLNIQTGISALTIAENSAGQVFNKLNEIYARAGRAANDINDPNARAALQQEIMNFVDAIQKIGTDTEYNGIKLLDGTFQNKYIHYGPRYGQVVNVSIGDLRAQSLGAYIVDGTGRVTSGTGSLTSLTGTLYTLDSGDYLRVGGKTVLYNNSTNVYLVDAATAVQNINNDASLQAMGIEAVAKNQSTAATFTGVFTETSATSPGTVNLNFYIGQATVGTPTFSVTGITANTSLNDLVSQINAAASAANAPVTASIDNGKLVLKTTNGETIAIEASYTGSGTATINFDQLLEGATSVTGVTNGGSAYAVKIGQLSIYSSNPFVVNENGVDIVGTNGTADANLNATFNNLYSINVSTNAGAERALLIVKKALQKADTIRAQIGAVMNNLQSIYDAQNVAYDNTKNAENVIRNTDYAQEMSNFTSLQIKMQSSIAMLAQANQLPQLVLQLLR